The nucleotide sequence CTGCGCATCGAAAGCGAGCGCCGACGCCTGGGCCTGAGCGTGCGCCAGGCCGCTGAGCCGGACCAGGAGCAGCCTGCTGAAGCAGCGATTCCTGCTGGCGAAGAAGGCCAGCCGAGCGAACTCGCCGCTCAGCCAGAGCAGCCGACAGAAGAGACGCCAGCGCGAGAACCAGGGAAACGAGCAGCGCGCGAGAAGCCCGCAGAGGCTCCCAAAGCGGTAGAGAGCGCCGAAGAACTGACAGCGATGGCGGCAGCGTTCCACGCGGCTCGCCAGAACCGCGAACGTGAGGACACGGAAGAGCAGGAGGCGCCGTCGCCGCCAGTCGTTCCGCCAGAGGAACCAGGCCAGGAAGTTGGCAGAGAACAGTAATATCTCGCTGGCTGCTGGAAGAGGCAGCCAGCAGCCCTCAGATGAGGGCTGTGAGCAACCGTTCGGCCTCCTCCGCAGCCTATTGATGGGCTGCGGAGGAGGCCGCTCGATCTTCTCAGCCAGGCAAGCGCCAGATTTTCTGATGGCGTATTTCCTGCGCTCTAACACCTGCGAACAGCATCGGTGTGAACAGGCTCATCTGCCCGATCAGAAAAGTTTGCTATAATGAGAATACCATCTATCCAGAACACGTCAGCGATCTCTTGCAGTGTGATCTATCTGTCACCAATGTACGTAAGAGATGAAGAGGAGGATTTTTTTCCCAACGACAGGGCGGGTCTGCCGCATTCATCGCTCGCTCGCATGATAGGGTTGCTGGCCCCGCGTGGAACCAGCAAATAAGCGGCACGACGATGGATACAACGCTTGACGCTCGCCCGCGCGTATTGTATCATGAAACTGTGGTCTACCTGAGCTATCAGAGGGCACGGTTTCTCCCTCTGCCTTGAAAGGGGGGTGACACAGGTGAACGACCGCGAACGTTTTGACAAATTCACTGAGCGAGCCAGAAAGGTTCTCAGTCTCGCCCAGGAAGAAGCCCAGCGCTTCAACCACAACTATATCGGCACCGAGCATTTGCTCCTTGGCCTCGTCCGCGAGGGCGAGGGGGTTGCCGCCAAGGTTCTGAGCAACCTCGGCGTAGAACTCAACAAAGTTCGCAGCGCCGTCGAGTTTATCATAGGCCGGGGGGATCGCATTGTCCTGGGAGAGATTGGCCTGACCCCACGCGCCAAGAAGGTCATCGAACTGGCGGTTGATGAAGCCCGCCGCCTGAACCATCACTACATCGGCACCGAACACCTGCTGCTGGGGTTGGTGCGCGAAGGCGAAGGCATTGCCGCCGGAGTGCTGGAGAGCCTGGGCGTCAACCTGGAAAAGGTACGCACTCAGACCATCCAGGTACTCAGCCAGGCCAGCAGCCCACATGGGCATACCGATCCCAAGCACTCCAAAACGCCCACCATTGACCAGATGGGCATGGACCTGACGGCTGCGGCGCGCGCCGGAAAACTGGACCCCATCATCGGGCGCGAAAAAGAGATTGAGCGCGTGATTCAAATCCTCTCGCGGCGCCTGAAGAACAACCCCGCCCTCATTGGCGAGCCGGGTGTTGGGAAAACTGCCATTGCCGAAGGGCTGGCTCAGAAGATCATTGCGGGCGAAGTCCCTGAGACACTCGCTGGCAAGCGATTGCTCACCCTGGATGTGGGTTCGCTGGTCGCGGGCACCAAGTATCGCGGCGAATTTGAAGAGCGACTCAAGAAAATCATCGAGGAGATTCGCAGCAGCGGCGACTGCATTATTTTCATTGACGAACTGCATACGCTAGTCGGCGCAGGCGCGGCAGAAGGGGCGGTGGACGCGGCCAATATTTTGAAGCCGGCCCTCTCTCGCGGCGAACTCCAGTGCATCGGCGCCACCACGCTTGATGAATATCGCAAGTATATCGAGCGTGACCAGGCTCTGCAACGGCGCTTCCAGGAAGTCATGGTGCGCGAATCTACCGTTGAGGAAACCATTGACATCCTCAAAGGTATCCGCGAAAAGTACGAGCAACATCATCGCCTGACCATCTCCGACGCGGCCATCAAAGCCTCCGCCGAAATGGCAAGCCGCTATATCACCGACCGCTTCCTGCCTGACAAGGCTATTGACCTGGTTGACGAGGCTGCCAGCCGTGTTCGCATGCAGCGTTCCCTAGCTCCCCTCAACCTCAAAGAAGCCATGAAGGGACTGGAGGCCGTCCTCACTGAAAAGGAGTCTGCCATCCAGCAGCAGGAATACGAACTGGCGGCGGAACTGCGTGACCGCGAGGTCAAGCTGCGTGACCGTATCGCCAAGCTCGAATCCGGCTGGCACAAAGAGCAAGGCAACGAGAAACCCGTTGTTGGCGAAGAGGATATTGCCCAGATCGTCTCGATGTGGACAGGTATCCCCGTCATGCGCATCGCCCAGGAAGAGTCGGTCCGGCTGCTCCAAATGGAAGAAGCGTTGCACAAGCGTATCATTGGACAGCAGGAGCCAATCGACATCATCAGCAAGGCTGTGCGCCGCGCGAGGGCTGGCCTGAAAGACCCCAAGCGCCCCATTGGTTCATTTATCTTCATGGGGCCAACCGGCGTCGGCAAGACCGAGCTGGCGAAGGCGCTGGCCGAGTTTATGTTTGGCAGCGAAGACGCCCTTATCAAGATCGATATGTCTGAGTTCATGGAGCGCCACGCGGCAGCCCGTCTCGTGGGCGCGCCTCCGGGCTATGTCGGCTACGAAGAGGGCGGCCAGTTAACTGAGGCGGTACGCCGCAAGTCCTACAGCGTCATCTTGCTCGATGAGATCGAGAAGGCGCACCCGGATGTCTTCAATATGCTCCTCCAGATTTTGGAGGATGGCAAGCTGACCGACGCAAAGGGTCGCACAGTGGATTTCCGCAACACCATTGTGATAATGACCTCCAACGTCGGCGCCAGCGAAATGAACAAAGCCGCGTCCATCGGCTTCGCGCAAGGCAAGGATAAAGCCAAAGCCGCGCAGCAGGAATACGAGCGCATGAAGGATAAGGTCTTGAGCGAACTCAAGAACACCTTCAAGCCCGAATTCCTGAACCGTATTGACGCGATCATTGTCTTCCACTCCCTCAAGCAAGAGGAAGTGCGCCAGATCGTTGATTTGATGCTGGCTCGCGTGCGTGTGCAGCTCACCGAGCAGCAGGTCGAGCTGATCGTGTCCGACGACACCAAGGATTTCCTGGTGACAAAGGGCTTCGACCCGCAGTTTGGCGCTCGCCCGCTGCGCCGGACCATTCAGAACATGGTAGAAGACCCTCTGGCCGAGGGTCTGCTCCAGGGGAAGTTTAAGCCCGGTGACGTGGTGGAAGCGCTGGTCATTGATGGCGTGCTGGTACTCGAACCCCGCCGCCCATTGGAGGCTTTGCCGCCCCCGCCACCGGAGGCCGCGCTTTCGGCTGGTGAAGCGGCAGGCGAAAGTCTATAACGTGTAGGGCCTGGGCCAGTTCGTTCCAACGTTCGCAGGTGGCCCCCGTTGGGAGCTACGCGCCGCAGCGCAGCCCCCAGCAGGGGAGCATGTGCGCCATTTTAAGAACGGGTCCAGGCTCTTTCTGCCCTTTCAGGATCACTATGCCTAAAACCTATACGAAATATACCTGCCAGCAATGCGGCTATGAAAGCGCGAAATATCTGGGCCGCTGTCCAGATTGCAGCGCCTGGAACAGCATGGTTGAAACAGTTGAGCAAGCAGCATCGGCTGCGCGCGCTAGCGGAGGAAGCCAGCGCGCGTCAGGCGGCCTCAGCGGCATCTACAACCAGCCTATCCCCTTGCCGGAGGTTCGCGCCATCGCCCATACACGACTCAGCACCGGCATTGGCGAGATGAATCGTGTGCTGGGAGGCGGTCTGGTGCCGGGTTCAGTGGTGTTGATCGGCGGCGAGCCGGGCATCGGTAAATCAACGCTGCTGCTGCAAGTCGCGGGCAATATTGCCGAAACCACCGGTGTCGTGTTGTATGTCACTGCCGAAGAATCCGCGGAACAGGTGAAGATACGCGCCGAGCGCCTGGGTATCTCCAGCAGCCGCCTGAGCCTGTATCCTGAAAGCGACCTCGATACCATCGCGGAAGCCATCAACGGCCTCAAGCCCGCGCTGGTCATTGTTGATTCAATTCAGACGATTGCCTCTGAGCAACTGACCTCGGCCCCCGGCAGCATCAGCCAGGTCCGCGATGGGGCCAACCGGCTGCACCGCATCGCCAAAAGCCTGCACATCCCCATCTTCATCATCGGCCACGTCACCAAAGAAGGCTCGGTGGCCGGACCACGCGCCCTGGAGCACATCGTTGATGCCGTCCTCTATCTCGAAGGTGAACGCTTCCATACCTATCGCCTCTTGCGCGGCGCGAAAAATCGTTTTGGCGCTACCCATGAGGTAGGCGTATTTGAGATGCAGGGAGAAGGGATGGTTGAAATCCCCAACCCTTCGGCGGTCTTCCTGAACGAGCGTGGACCGCGCTCCACCGGAACATCCGTCGTCGTCAGCATGGAAGGCACGCGCCCGCTGCTGGTGGAGGTGCAGGCGTTGACCTCCACGACAGCGTTTGGCACGCCGCGCATCACCACTACCGGCGTTGACCATAATCGCTTGTTGATGCTGCTGGCCGTTCTAACCAAGCGAGTTGGCCTCTTGTTGTATAATCATGATGTCTATGTCAATGTTGTTGGCGGCTTTAGTCTGGACGAGCCGGGCGTTGATCTAGGAGTGGCAGCGGCAGTGGCCTCCAGCTTCAAAGAGCGGCAGGTTCCTCCTGATGTCGCGCTCATCGGCGAGGTTGGCCTCTCCGGCGAGGTACGCTCAGTCAGTCGGGTGGCGCTGCGGGTGCGCGAAGCGGCAAAACTAGGATTTCGTCGTTGCATTGTGCCGAAGTCTGGCACGCCTCTTGATATATTGGATAACTGGACCCCATCAACATCTGGGCAGGCGCTCGATCACGACGGGGATGGCCCCCGCGAACGGGGAGCGCAGCCCCACGCGAAAGCGAAAACCAGCCCAGGCTCGCCAGCAGAAGGCCGCCAGGGCATCGAACTGGTGCGAGTGGCGACATTGGCCCAGGCATTGGAAGCCGCGCTTGACTAACCAGCGTATCATGAAAAGAAGACCACTGTGTAGTAAAGAGTAGCAGATAAGCATTACTGGAGTTCAACATCGTGTACCCCAGAGATGCAATCAACTTTTTCGGTAGCATCTATTTGGACAAACAAGGAGATCCAGAGGGGCGTAGGCGCTCATCAACTCATCAGAGCTGGATGAACTGGCAGGTGATGTTGACTGCACTTATCCATTGTTTATTGCTTGCCCCCTCTGATAGCGCAGCACAGCAGATACCACCTGGAAAAGAAAGCTGGGCCACTCAAAGGTTCAGGAGAGGTGGTGTCGGCTCTCTCGCAGCACAGGTAGCCCTATGGTGGGGGAACTTGAGGAGGGAACCATCCCTAAGCCATAACCTGGCTTCGTGGAGATGCACAGCTTTGGAGGTTGCAAAGCATGTCAGCAGCACTTATTTCCCGCATCAGCGGGGCAATCGTCGCCGCAGGTCTGAGCCTGGGCATTATGTGGGAGCAAAACCAGTGGGGCTGGTGGTGGCCTATTGTAGCAGGCATCGCGGCGGCCTGTGGGGTGATAGCGTTTATCATTACCCCTTATATCACCATCTACCCCTATCGCTGGGTGCGTGATACCATTCGCCGCGCCTCGGCAGGTGATATTGTTGCGGCAACCATCGGCCTGATTGTCGGGTTGATTATTGCGGCATTGCTTACGCTGCCATTATCAGAACTCACCTTTCTGAGTCTTGGGAAAGTGCTTCCCTTCCTGGGCGCGCTGCTCTTTGGCTATCTAGGCGTGGCAACTGCCGTCTTACAAAAGCAGGAACTCGCCCATCTTTTCAGCGGCATCTGGACAGTGCGCCAGCGCCGCGCACAAGAGCGCGAAGAGCGGGACCGCGAGAAAGGCGACCGGGAGAATCGAGACCGCGAAAGC is from Ktedonobacterales bacterium and encodes:
- a CDS encoding ATP-dependent Clp protease ATP-binding subunit, coding for MNDRERFDKFTERARKVLSLAQEEAQRFNHNYIGTEHLLLGLVREGEGVAAKVLSNLGVELNKVRSAVEFIIGRGDRIVLGEIGLTPRAKKVIELAVDEARRLNHHYIGTEHLLLGLVREGEGIAAGVLESLGVNLEKVRTQTIQVLSQASSPHGHTDPKHSKTPTIDQMGMDLTAAARAGKLDPIIGREKEIERVIQILSRRLKNNPALIGEPGVGKTAIAEGLAQKIIAGEVPETLAGKRLLTLDVGSLVAGTKYRGEFEERLKKIIEEIRSSGDCIIFIDELHTLVGAGAAEGAVDAANILKPALSRGELQCIGATTLDEYRKYIERDQALQRRFQEVMVRESTVEETIDILKGIREKYEQHHRLTISDAAIKASAEMASRYITDRFLPDKAIDLVDEAASRVRMQRSLAPLNLKEAMKGLEAVLTEKESAIQQQEYELAAELRDREVKLRDRIAKLESGWHKEQGNEKPVVGEEDIAQIVSMWTGIPVMRIAQEESVRLLQMEEALHKRIIGQQEPIDIISKAVRRARAGLKDPKRPIGSFIFMGPTGVGKTELAKALAEFMFGSEDALIKIDMSEFMERHAAARLVGAPPGYVGYEEGGQLTEAVRRKSYSVILLDEIEKAHPDVFNMLLQILEDGKLTDAKGRTVDFRNTIVIMTSNVGASEMNKAASIGFAQGKDKAKAAQQEYERMKDKVLSELKNTFKPEFLNRIDAIIVFHSLKQEEVRQIVDLMLARVRVQLTEQQVELIVSDDTKDFLVTKGFDPQFGARPLRRTIQNMVEDPLAEGLLQGKFKPGDVVEALVIDGVLVLEPRRPLEALPPPPPEAALSAGEAAGESL
- the radA gene encoding DNA repair protein RadA gives rise to the protein MPKTYTKYTCQQCGYESAKYLGRCPDCSAWNSMVETVEQAASAARASGGSQRASGGLSGIYNQPIPLPEVRAIAHTRLSTGIGEMNRVLGGGLVPGSVVLIGGEPGIGKSTLLLQVAGNIAETTGVVLYVTAEESAEQVKIRAERLGISSSRLSLYPESDLDTIAEAINGLKPALVIVDSIQTIASEQLTSAPGSISQVRDGANRLHRIAKSLHIPIFIIGHVTKEGSVAGPRALEHIVDAVLYLEGERFHTYRLLRGAKNRFGATHEVGVFEMQGEGMVEIPNPSAVFLNERGPRSTGTSVVVSMEGTRPLLVEVQALTSTTAFGTPRITTTGVDHNRLLMLLAVLTKRVGLLLYNHDVYVNVVGGFSLDEPGVDLGVAAAVASSFKERQVPPDVALIGEVGLSGEVRSVSRVALRVREAAKLGFRRCIVPKSGTPLDILDNWTPSTSGQALDHDGDGPRERGAQPHAKAKTSPGSPAEGRQGIELVRVATLAQALEAALD